The Notolabrus celidotus isolate fNotCel1 chromosome 6, fNotCel1.pri, whole genome shotgun sequence nucleotide sequence TCCGGCGCAGACTGAAgaagtttgaatacatttaTGAAGGAGTGGCACGACATGGAAATCAGACACTTCTCAACAAGGTGTACActgagctctacatcacagagggagtcTGTGAAGGTGTTAATAACGAACATGAAGTGAGGCAAGTGGAGGCTGCAAACAGAAGACGAGCACTTGAAGATAAACCCATCAAATGTGAAGACATCTTCAAGCCCCTGCTCGGACAAGACCGATTCATCAGAACCGTGATGACTAAAGGCATTGCTGGCATTGGGAAAACCATCTCTGTGCAGAAGTTTAATCTGGAATGGGCTGAGGGAAGAGTGAACCAGGACCTCCAACTCCTGATGAATCTTCCGTTCAGAGAGCTCAATCTGATGAAGGAGAAACGCCAAACACTGACGCAGCTTCTTCATCATTTTCTTGAAGAGGCAAAAGAAACAGGAATTTCCAATTTTGGCAAGTACGAGGTTGCGCTGATATTTGATGGCTTGGATGAGTGTCGACTACCCCTGGACTTTGAGTGCAATGAGTCCTGCTTCAGTGACTCAGAGCCAGCTTCAGTGGATGTTCTCCTGACGAACCTCATCAAGGGGAACCTGCTGCCCTCTGCACACATCTGGATCACCTCCAGGCCTGCAGCTGCAAATCGCATTCCAGTTGATCTTGTCGATCGTGTGACAGAGATACGAGGGTTCAACAACCCCCAGAAGGAAGAGTACTTCAGGAAGAAGATCTCTGATCAAAACATGGCCAGCAAAGTCATCTCACATGTCAAGACCATCAggagcctccacatcatgtgccacatACCGGTCTTCAGCTGGATCTCTGCAACTGTTCTGCAGAGGATTTTAGAAGACAGTGAAAGACAGAAAGTGGAGGAAGGTGGGAGAAAAAGGGATATGCCTGAAACCCTGACACAGATGTACACTCATTTCCTTGTGCACAACTCAATGATCAAATCTGAGAAGTATTCAGGAAGACAAGGGGCAGCTAAAACAGAGTCTCAGGACAGAATGGACCAAGAGATGATCTTGAAGCTTGGAAAACTGGCCTTTGAGCACCTGATGAAAGGAAATATGATCTTCTATGAGAATGAACTGGAGGAGTACGACATCAACATTCATGATGCTGcagtgtactcaggagtgttcacacagatctcAAAGAATGATTTTGGAGTTCATGTGGAGAGGGTCTATTGCTTTGTGCATCTCAGCATTCAGGAGTACTTTGCAGCAACGTATGTGTTCCACACATTCGTGTGCCTCAATCAGAACTTGCTGAAGCCACAAGAAACAACGACAGACCAGGAGTCTCCCCGTGACGTGACCAGCCTTCTCCAGAGTGCAGTGGATAGAGCTTTGCAGAGCGACAACGGACACCTAGATCTGTTCCTTCGCTTCCTTCTTGGCCTCTCACAGACCTCCAATCAGACTCTGTTGAGGAGCATCCTGACCAAAATGGCGAGCAGCTCGCCAAGAAATGAAGAAATTGTTGAGTACATCAAGCAGAAGATTCGTCACAACCCTTCCCCAGACAGATGCATCAACCTCTTCCACTGCCTCAGTGAGCTGAATGACCAGTCCCTGTTAGAGGAGATCCAGCACTTCCTGAGCTCTGGTAGTTTGTCAGAGACCACGCTGTCACCTTCACAGTGGTCCGCTCTGGTCTTCATGTTGCTGACCTCAAAGGAGGAGCTGGATCAGTTTGACCTGAGGGAGTACTCACGATCAGAGGAAGGTCTTCTGTGGTTGTTACCGGTCATCAAAGAATCCAGAGTTGCCGTGTGAGTAAAGAGAACTTTATCCTCTGTGTCCATGATAACATGAGTAGACTTTTGAAAATCATTCAGTTATTCTTAAAGATACCTAATAAATGATCAAAAGCTAGTTGATTTAGATTTGTGACATTGAGCTAACACATTATTAATTGGTTTTGTTTTCCTGTGGAAGGCTGAAAGAATGCAACCTCTCTGACAAATGCTGCAAAGCACTCGGAGAAGTTTTAAGCGATTCATGTCTGAAAGAAGTGGATCTGAGTGATAACGATCTTCAAGACTCAGGAGTAGAACTGTTGTCTGCAGGGCTGGCAAGTCCGACATGTCAGTTGCAAAAACTGAGGTTTGTGACTAGTGCTATATCAGACGTTCAGTTTAATTATGCAGATAACGTCACAACCTTGAGCGGCTTGCTTTAAATATAATTTCCACATTTTTCTCTTCAATTCAAGGCTTCCATTCTGTGGAATAACAGAGACTGGTTGTGGCTTTTTGGCTAAAGCTCTGAGGTCCAACCCAACCCATCTAAAGGACCTGGATTTGAGTTACAACCACCCAGGGCAACTTGGAAAGGAGCTCTTGTCCTCTGTGCAGGAGGAGATAAAACACCTGACTATCAGGTATAGCAGTACAAATAGTTCTAATATTGTTCGTCTTGGTATCAATGTGCAACTTGTTGTTCCTTAAGTTACAGATACAGTCTCTTCACATTGTTTCATATCACTTGTACATGGATCCAAAGAGGCTACTTGGCATGGTTATCCCATAAAGACACACCAATATGGTCGCTGTGCAGGATAAGATGTCATATCTGCACAAATAGCTTCTCTCCCCCAAACGCAAGCTTCATACCTCAAAGATGTATTGCTGTAACAATGCAAGTTTGCGCCCTTTCCTGAGGATGGGGTTTCCAGCTGTAGTGAATTAGCAATTAAGAAAAGCTGGAGGAAACCCATCCGGAGTCATGAGCTGTTTGTAGATGTTAGCATCAAGAGAACAGGCAGTTGAGCATCAGGAGAGAATGGTGGCTTAAGCAGGGCAGGATGTGTTGTGCTAGGGCTTcagtcgttattgcaaatgagaattgattctcaattaactcacctggttaaataaaggttaaataaaaataaaaatccctgTATAGTTCAGTCCCTGTACATAACAGGCAACTGTGTAAAGTGATAGTCGCTTTACTCAGAGAACCAAGGTTACAATGTAcctatatgttttgtttttgttcagtatattaaagctagggttggtagtcacggaaaactagcatgaaattgaatgtagcatttcctcaggactccgtcaaaccccccccccaaaaacgacgcccccgcccACATACaagagcgccgctgattcgtgaCCATAGACCgtaaataaaaatagacagcGTTACTccacctcttcccgttgtacggttctgaagccaaaaaaccccattgtgcagccagagtcggCGAAGCCccagaatttctgtggttgccacggtaatttctgtgtcgGCAAAAGATcctggagtttctctctacggcggctgtcaatcaaagcaaacccggaagtaaaaccccgttttttaaactctaataactaacgaaaaataaacttttcagaaaaaagaggccttggacacaaaacagtcaaatactaactacatatcaccacagcatacggacgtgagaaacatttgtacaatgtgtatttattttttaaagtttgactgctcccccattcaaatgaatggggaagacagattttttgacctatactgcagccagccaccagggggcagacactctgctgaaagctgcaCTTtcagccgagcgagctgcacccctgatTGTGACCAAAGGAAcagggagcagtcaaacttgccccctggtg carries:
- the LOC117813877 gene encoding NLR family CARD domain-containing protein 3-like, with protein sequence MDAAEETVKPPELPASSCLSMKSDASKNILHEFTKDAAEGSVDAEESNLPTSSCLSMKSNASINIYHDFNKEAHTSSLTLDQSNLPDSCLSLKSDASINIYHDFSRDVANRGQSECTESTEMDGTAIFKAVEEHAKNILWRELKRFERILFPNLSQPAESNEQNEDCLSSVDPKEDTSASEGALKITLHVLRTMGQRELANTLEKNVYGELDVCQRKLRRRLKKFEYIYEGVARHGNQTLLNKVYTELYITEGVCEGVNNEHEVRQVEAANRRRALEDKPIKCEDIFKPLLGQDRFIRTVMTKGIAGIGKTISVQKFNLEWAEGRVNQDLQLLMNLPFRELNLMKEKRQTLTQLLHHFLEEAKETGISNFGKYEVALIFDGLDECRLPLDFECNESCFSDSEPASVDVLLTNLIKGNLLPSAHIWITSRPAAANRIPVDLVDRVTEIRGFNNPQKEEYFRKKISDQNMASKVISHVKTIRSLHIMCHIPVFSWISATVLQRILEDSERQKVEEGGRKRDMPETLTQMYTHFLVHNSMIKSEKYSGRQGAAKTESQDRMDQEMILKLGKLAFEHLMKGNMIFYENELEEYDINIHDAAVYSGVFTQISKNDFGVHVERVYCFVHLSIQEYFAATYVFHTFVCLNQNLLKPQETTTDQESPRDVTSLLQSAVDRALQSDNGHLDLFLRFLLGLSQTSNQTLLRSILTKMASSSPRNEEIVEYIKQKIRHNPSPDRCINLFHCLSELNDQSLLEEIQHFLSSGSLSETTLSPSQWSALVFMLLTSKEELDQFDLREYSRSEEGLLWLLPVIKESRVAVLKECNLSDKCCKALGEVLSDSCLKEVDLSDNDLQDSGVELLSAGLASPTCQLQKLRLPFCGITETGCGFLAKALRSNPTHLKDLDLSYNHPGQLGKELLSSVQEEIKHLTISLTNNAECYLKSSLRKYACQLTLDLSTAHSHLSLSEDRQQMTRMTTAQPYPDCPERFTDWGQVLCTEGLSSRCYWEVEWTGEHTGIGVAYKGISRKAKGNESVLGYNNQSWSLRCVNGKYTAWHNRDNAHMSVPYFNSKRVGVFLDWPAGTLSFYAVSSSTMAHLHTFHVKFSEPLYPGFRLGLPDTTLVLGRLEYT